One Thermofilum pendens Hrk 5 DNA segment encodes these proteins:
- a CDS encoding energy-coupling factor transporter transmembrane component T family protein, whose translation MSSRIVRYIEGSSIVHRLDPRVKLFFVGSVVLAASLSYNLLLAVLTLALGLSFYLLARLPFSKTKNTWKFILIVALVLSFLNYLFVAVLYHRPRGELLEAFMSAELLSRSITPVLKLLAVATVTVAFVYTTPPHLYAPALGQLGLSYRAAYAVHLGFRYFPQFVDELRRTLEAQMARGYRPRGGKNPLGRILAVIPLIVPVTVSATLSIYDVSDAMELRGFGGTKCHTWYRKLSMKTLDKAFAILSAVISLVFLALYVLRPLP comes from the coding sequence ATGTCGAGCAGAATAGTTAGGTACATTGAAGGGAGTAGCATCGTACACAGACTGGATCCCAGGGTTAAACTATTTTTTGTTGGAAGCGTGGTTTTAGCGGCTTCGCTTTCCTACAACCTCCTTCTAGCGGTACTAACACTAGCATTAGGCCTATCGTTCTATCTTCTCGCAAGGCTTCCCTTCTCGAAAACGAAGAACACTTGGAAGTTCATACTGATCGTAGCCCTGGTTCTGTCTTTCCTGAACTATCTGTTCGTAGCTGTGCTCTACCATAGGCCGCGCGGAGAGCTATTAGAGGCATTTATGAGCGCGGAGCTCCTCTCCAGGTCTATCACTCCTGTACTCAAGCTTCTAGCGGTAGCAACAGTTACGGTCGCGTTCGTTTACACAACTCCTCCTCACCTTTACGCTCCTGCGCTAGGACAACTCGGGCTGAGCTACAGGGCCGCGTATGCCGTACATCTAGGTTTTAGGTACTTCCCTCAGTTCGTGGACGAGTTAAGGCGCACATTAGAAGCGCAGATGGCTAGGGGGTATAGGCCGCGGGGTGGGAAGAATCCTCTCGGCAGGATCTTAGCGGTAATCCCGTTGATAGTGCCCGTAACCGTGTCTGCAACGCTCTCCATCTACGATGTCTCCGATGCGATGGAGCTGAGGGGGTTCGGAGGGACAAAGTGCCATACGTGGTATAGAAAACTGTCCATGAAAACTCTGGACAAGGCTTTCGCTATACTTTCGGCTGTAATCTCGCTGGTATTCCTCGCTTTATACGTTCTTCGCCCCTTACCATAG
- a CDS encoding DUF554 domain-containing protein encodes MLGTLVNTLTVLAGSLVGLLLRKSVNAERVAFVADVLGLFTVAIGVQMALQARKPVAMIVSLLLGSLVGEALGVEGALQRLSERVSRTRSQGVVDGMLTAFLTFCVGPMTVVGSIRDGLGDPSILLAKSVMDGVASVAYAAAMGVGVVFSSVLVLAFQGSLALLGALTGALLPEASVNELTAAGGVLLIGVGINLLKLKRIRVGNMLPALLLAPILALTGMP; translated from the coding sequence GTGCTCGGAACCCTGGTAAACACGCTGACCGTGCTGGCAGGGTCCCTCGTCGGTTTGCTCCTCAGGAAGAGCGTGAACGCCGAGAGAGTAGCGTTTGTCGCCGACGTGCTTGGGCTTTTCACAGTGGCGATCGGGGTTCAAATGGCGCTCCAAGCGAGAAAGCCCGTGGCGATGATAGTCTCGTTGCTCCTCGGCTCCCTGGTGGGCGAAGCCCTCGGCGTGGAGGGAGCTCTTCAGAGGCTTTCGGAGAGAGTATCGAGGACGAGGTCCCAGGGCGTGGTCGACGGGATGCTCACAGCCTTCCTGACGTTCTGCGTGGGGCCAATGACCGTAGTGGGGTCTATCAGGGACGGCTTGGGAGACCCGAGCATACTGCTGGCAAAGTCCGTCATGGACGGCGTCGCATCGGTTGCCTACGCCGCGGCTATGGGTGTAGGCGTGGTGTTTAGCTCCGTCTTGGTGCTGGCCTTCCAGGGATCCCTGGCGTTGCTCGGAGCGCTGACGGGGGCGCTCCTGCCAGAGGCGTCGGTGAACGAGCTGACCGCGGCAGGCGGAGTGCTCCTAATAGGCGTAGGCATCAATTTGTTGAAGCTGAAGAGGATCCGCGTGGGGAACATGCTCCCGGCGCTCCTGCTGGCACCAATCCTGGCGCTGACGGGCATGCCTTAA
- a CDS encoding ECF-type riboflavin transporter substrate-binding protein — protein MATELKRSRKVLSTTDIVAMGIGTALYAAFNVFFNILQIPGSQLVSVRPSVSIPMFFGHVFGPVVGFVVGFLGNTISDAVSWGGFWWNWDVGNGLLGLISGLASYIIKREELLEKKGLMVASVLAVVGSIVGMGFASFTDYIFGYGISTIEEAIYALFLPAAVTDAVNGAILTPVLIKAYSAAVKGRSRRT, from the coding sequence TGGCTACAGAGCTAAAGCGTTCAAGAAAAGTGCTGTCTACTACAGATATTGTCGCCATGGGTATTGGAACGGCGCTCTACGCTGCCTTCAACGTTTTCTTCAACATTCTCCAGATACCTGGATCACAACTCGTCTCCGTGCGTCCCAGCGTAAGTATACCCATGTTCTTCGGCCACGTATTCGGCCCAGTTGTAGGCTTTGTAGTGGGGTTTCTCGGAAACACGATAAGTGACGCTGTGAGCTGGGGAGGTTTCTGGTGGAACTGGGACGTGGGCAACGGGCTCCTCGGACTGATATCCGGGCTGGCATCGTACATTATTAAGCGCGAAGAGCTACTAGAGAAGAAGGGGTTAATGGTAGCGTCGGTACTCGCAGTCGTAGGATCTATAGTCGGCATGGGCTTCGCGTCCTTTACTGACTACATTTTCGGGTATGGGATATCTACGATCGAAGAGGCAATATACGCGTTGTTCCTACCAGCCGCTGTGACCGACGCCGTTAACGGCGCCATACTCACCCCTGTCTTGATCAAAGCTTATAGTGCGGCGGTAAAAGGCAGGTCTAGGAGAACCTAG